Genomic window (Aquificaceae bacterium):
CTTTCTTGAAAACTATGGCATAGATATGGCAAAGCTTATAATAGCGGGCACTGACCTGTGGCTTAACAATCCCAGAAGACCCTACGAAGCCTGTGGGACAAGCGGTATGAAGGCAGGTATGAACGGAGTTTTGAACTTTTCCACATGGGATGGCTGGTGGCTTGAGGGTGGGATAGAGGGTGTAAATGGCTGGGGCATAGGTCCAAAGCCAAGTTGGCGGGATATGACCGAGTCCAAGGATGAGGAAGACCTTGAGGACATATACGGAAAGTTAGCTTACGTTATCATACCCACCTTTTACAAGCACAAGGACGAGTGGGTCCATCTTATGAAAAACAGCATAGCGACCATAGGACCCTACTTCAACACCTACAGGATGGTTAGTGAATATATTAGTAAGGTATACAAAATCGGATTGAGGTGAAAGCTATGGACAAAAGAGAGACTATAAACTTACTCCTTTACAACGTAGCCCTTGAACATTCTGCCATAGTGCAGTATCTGTATCACATATTTCTCATAAGTGATGGAAACATCACATCAGAGATAGAGGAGATAGCTCGTCAAGAGATGAGGCATCTCAAATGGTTTGCCCAAAAGGTGGTTCAGCTGGGCGGTCAGGTAGTTCTGGACAGGCTTGAGGATATGATAGTGATAGGTGGACCAGATTGGGCGGACATGCTCTCAAAGGATGTTCTTGCCGAAGAGGAAGCCATAAGGATATACAGCCAGCAGTTGGAAATGGTCAAAGATGACTCTGTAAAGAAGCTCCTTGAGAGGGTTATAAAGGATGAGCAAGACCACAAAATAGAGTTTTCAGAGCTTATGGAAAAGGTAAAAGAAGGTCTTGTTTGTACTCCCTTAGAGGAGCAAAGACCAGACCCTAAAACCCTTGAAGTGCTCAACAAATTCCTAAGGGAGGAATATCAGAGCATAATCAATTACCTTTATCAGTTTTTCCACTCCAAAAACTGCGACTACAAAGACATAATGCTTGACCTTGCCATAGAGAGTATGGTGCATATGGGTAAGCTCGGCGAGAAGATAGGTGAGCTTGGTGGAATGCCTAACATACAAAGAGTAGACTTTTCGCCAAAACCCTTAAAGAGCCTCCAAGAGCAGGTCAAGGCGGAAATACTTTACGAGCAGGAAACGGGCGGTGAGTATGGAAAAGAGATTGCAAAGATTGAAGACCCAGAAATAAAGAGGCTTTTCACCTTCATAGAAAACC
Coding sequences:
- a CDS encoding ferritin-like domain-containing protein, whose amino-acid sequence is MDKRETINLLLYNVALEHSAIVQYLYHIFLISDGNITSEIEEIARQEMRHLKWFAQKVVQLGGQVVLDRLEDMIVIGGPDWADMLSKDVLAEEEAIRIYSQQLEMVKDDSVKKLLERVIKDEQDHKIEFSELMEKVKEGLVCTPLEEQRPDPKTLEVLNKFLREEYQSIINYLYQFFHSKNCDYKDIMLDLAIESMVHMGKLGEKIGELGGMPNIQRVDFSPKPLKSLQEQVKAEILYEQETGGEYGKEIAKIEDPEIKRLFTFIENQEEYHKQKLVEFFKLMNRLTVGDLRKKDA